One segment of Saccharospirillaceae bacterium DNA contains the following:
- a CDS encoding cupin domain-containing protein, with the protein MLNLDFSQRVAINSNEMEWSQSPMPGVLRKRLAREEAERGHATSIVKYMPGSSFKAHPHPLGEEIFVLDGVFSDESGDYPAGSYIRNPEGFMHAPFSKEGCTLFVKLHQFQADDTETIRVDTRNAEFLPGIGGLKVLPLHQHNGESTALVFWPAGEKFQPHTHFGGEEILVISGEFIDEHGRYPAGSWLRSPHLSKHFPYVEQDTLILVKVGHLPDQHG; encoded by the coding sequence ATGCTTAACCTCGATTTCAGCCAACGTGTGGCGATCAACAGCAACGAGATGGAATGGTCACAAAGTCCGATGCCCGGTGTATTACGCAAACGTCTGGCGCGAGAAGAAGCAGAGCGAGGCCACGCCACCAGCATTGTAAAATACATGCCGGGCTCCAGCTTCAAGGCCCACCCACATCCGCTTGGCGAAGAAATCTTTGTATTGGACGGCGTATTTTCTGATGAAAGCGGTGACTACCCGGCGGGCAGTTACATCCGTAATCCGGAAGGTTTTATGCACGCGCCGTTCAGCAAGGAGGGCTGCACTCTTTTTGTGAAATTACATCAGTTTCAGGCCGACGATACTGAGACCATACGTGTTGATACCCGCAACGCCGAGTTTCTGCCGGGCATCGGCGGTTTAAAAGTCTTACCGCTGCACCAACATAATGGCGAATCAACCGCTTTGGTGTTCTGGCCAGCGGGTGAAAAGTTTCAGCCGCATACGCATTTTGGTGGTGAGGAAATTCTGGTGATTTCCGGTGAATTTATTGATGAGCACGGTCGCTATCCGGCAGGCAGCTGGCTGCGTAGCCCACATCTCAGCAAGCATTTCCCTTACGTCGAGCAGGATACGCTAATTCTGGTCAAGGTGGGTCACTTACCCGACCAACACGGATAA
- a CDS encoding alpha/beta hydrolase fold domain-containing protein, with protein sequence MVEMANYYASRGWVFVSVDYRTTEELCNAKVSASCKEKVQDMLKNDAMFGTNEVVNFYKGIAPKEWIEHAMPLIETPKDLQVTIAMYAAQRDAKAALRWIMANSETYNIDSDYVTVGGNSAGAGTAIALGISNPADFRDEISVIDDATLSTTNLDQSYDVKSIVHFWGSNGKLDFFEGVYNLQLHDRYDENDPELFMGHGEGEDPQTPYTEALELQSIYNSLGLYSELKTLMVPSESDPSVLVPGGHGAWNGEVDGKGLFEMSFDFLAARQQLTLE encoded by the coding sequence ATGGTAGAAATGGCAAATTACTATGCTTCAAGAGGCTGGGTTTTCGTCTCGGTAGATTACAGAACAACAGAGGAACTGTGCAACGCAAAAGTTTCGGCATCGTGCAAAGAAAAAGTCCAAGATATGTTAAAAAACGATGCCATGTTTGGGACTAACGAAGTCGTAAACTTTTACAAAGGGATTGCACCAAAGGAATGGATTGAACATGCAATGCCATTGATAGAAACGCCAAAAGATCTGCAGGTCACCATTGCTATGTATGCTGCTCAACGAGATGCGAAAGCTGCGCTTCGTTGGATTATGGCTAACTCCGAAACCTATAATATAGATAGCGACTATGTCACCGTAGGTGGAAATTCGGCTGGTGCTGGTACCGCGATCGCGTTAGGAATTTCAAATCCAGCGGACTTCAGAGATGAAATTTCCGTCATCGATGATGCCACGCTTTCAACCACAAATTTAGACCAAAGTTACGACGTAAAAAGTATCGTTCATTTCTGGGGATCGAACGGAAAACTGGATTTTTTTGAAGGCGTTTACAATTTACAGTTGCACGATCGATATGATGAAAACGACCCCGAGTTATTTATGGGGCATGGCGAAGGGGAAGATCCACAAACTCCCTATACCGAAGCCCTTGAATTACAGAGCATCTATAACTCACTAGGGCTGTACAGTGAACTCAAGACTCTGATGGTACCGAGTGAATCTGATCCATCGGTACTGGTTCCTGGAGGGCATGGCGCCTGGAATGGCGAGGTAGATGGTAAGGGCCTGTTTGAAATGTCTTTCGATTTTCTGGCTGCGAGACAACAATTGACTTTAGAATAG
- a CDS encoding branched-chain amino acid aminotransferase, producing MAAFGTVFMPKMALATFEDNSWTASSIVPSDKLEFHPGAHVLHYSSTCFEGLKAFRHEDGSVNVFRMDANINRMAQSSELLYLPEVDKAQLGQMIKDIVALYADEVPAPPGSMYIRPTHIGTEAAIGKAAAPSESSMMYVLISPVGDYFKSGAKPLRLLLEQDGMRCAPHMGMIKSGGNYASALGPILQARKEHNADQILFCPNGDVQETGAANFILIDGNEIITKALDSSFLHGITRDSILTLARDMGMTVSERDFTVDELIERASKPGTEAALSGTAAVLTSVGTLIHNGEEITVGTGEPGETTQKLRQALNAIQWGKAEDKFGWLQKV from the coding sequence ATGGCCGCATTTGGAACAGTTTTCATGCCGAAAATGGCACTGGCAACTTTCGAAGATAATTCCTGGACAGCATCAAGCATCGTCCCTTCCGACAAATTAGAATTTCATCCGGGCGCTCATGTCTTACACTATTCGAGCACCTGTTTTGAAGGTTTAAAAGCCTTTAGACACGAAGACGGCAGCGTCAACGTCTTCCGTATGGATGCCAACATCAATCGTATGGCACAAAGCAGTGAACTGCTGTATCTGCCAGAAGTTGATAAAGCCCAACTCGGTCAGATGATTAAAGACATCGTCGCACTGTATGCCGACGAAGTACCGGCACCACCGGGTTCTATGTACATTCGCCCAACTCATATCGGTACCGAAGCTGCCATTGGTAAAGCGGCGGCGCCCTCTGAGTCTTCCATGATGTACGTGCTGATTTCTCCGGTAGGCGATTACTTTAAGAGTGGCGCTAAGCCATTACGTCTGCTGTTAGAACAAGACGGTATGCGCTGTGCGCCACACATGGGCATGATCAAAAGTGGCGGCAACTACGCCAGCGCGTTAGGCCCGATTCTGCAGGCACGTAAAGAACACAATGCCGACCAGATTCTGTTTTGCCCGAACGGTGACGTGCAGGAAACCGGTGCAGCGAACTTTATCCTGATCGATGGTAACGAGATCATCACCAAGGCGTTAGACAGTAGCTTCTTACACGGCATTACCCGTGATTCGATTCTGACGCTGGCGCGTGATATGGGGATGACCGTCAGCGAGCGTGACTTCACCGTTGATGAACTGATCGAACGTGCCAGCAAGCCAGGCACGGAAGCGGCACTGTCCGGTACCGCTGCGGTATTAACCTCAGTCGGAACCCTGATTCACAACGGCGAAGAAATCACCGTAGGTACTGGTGAACCAGGTGAAACGACTCAGAAACTGCGCCAGGCGCTCAATGCAATTCAATGGGGCAAAGCTGAAGACAAGTTTGGCTGGTTGCAGAAGGTTTAA
- the hemB gene encoding porphobilinogen synthase: MAFSDAQRMFPETRLRRMRRDDFSRRLMRETQLTVNSLIYPMFVLEGHQEREAIPSMPGIERLSIDLMVEEVRHLAKLGIPAVALFPVTPLEAKSELAEEAFNPNGLAQRAVRAIKDAVPEMGVMTDVALDPFTTHGQDGIIDADGYVLNDRTVDTLVQQALSHADAGADIVAPSDMMDGRIGDIRDALEEEAFVNTRIMAYSAKYASAYYGPFRDAVGSAANLGKADKKTYQMDPANSDEALHEVALDLSEGADMVMVKPGMPYLDIVRRIKDELKAPTFVYQVSGEYAMHKAAAQNGWLDDEAVMHESLLSIKRAGADGILTYYAKQYAEWLNR, encoded by the coding sequence ATGGCTTTTAGCGATGCCCAACGCATGTTCCCTGAGACCCGACTGCGCCGCATGCGCCGCGACGATTTTTCTCGTCGTTTAATGCGTGAGACTCAGCTGACAGTCAATAGCCTGATTTACCCAATGTTTGTATTGGAAGGCCATCAGGAACGTGAGGCGATTCCATCCATGCCGGGCATTGAGCGCTTATCCATCGACCTGATGGTTGAGGAAGTTCGCCACCTGGCCAAACTGGGCATTCCCGCGGTAGCACTGTTCCCGGTTACGCCGTTAGAGGCAAAATCGGAGCTGGCGGAAGAAGCGTTTAACCCGAATGGTCTGGCACAACGTGCCGTTCGTGCGATTAAAGATGCCGTGCCGGAGATGGGTGTGATGACCGACGTAGCACTCGATCCGTTCACCACTCACGGTCAGGACGGCATTATCGACGCCGACGGTTATGTATTAAACGATCGCACCGTCGACACGCTGGTGCAGCAGGCATTATCCCATGCGGATGCCGGTGCCGACATCGTTGCACCATCCGACATGATGGATGGTCGTATTGGTGATATCCGCGATGCGCTGGAAGAAGAAGCGTTTGTGAACACCCGCATCATGGCGTATTCAGCAAAATACGCGTCGGCTTATTACGGCCCGTTCCGTGATGCTGTTGGTTCAGCAGCTAATCTGGGGAAAGCAGATAAAAAGACCTATCAGATGGATCCGGCGAACAGCGATGAAGCGCTGCATGAAGTTGCGCTGGATTTATCCGAAGGCGCTGACATGGTGATGGTAAAACCGGGTATGCCGTACCTGGATATCGTGCGCCGAATTAAAGACGAATTAAAAGCACCCACCTTTGTGTACCAGGTAAGCGGTGAATACGCCATGCATAAAGCGGCGGCACAAAATGGTTGGTTAGATGATGAAGCCGTGATGCATGAGTCGCTGCTGAGCATTAAACGTGCGGGAGCCGATGGCATCCTGACGTATTACGCGAAGCAGTATGCGGAGTGGCTGAATCGATAA
- a CDS encoding thioesterase family protein produces MTDYTELDEVQAEGFTKTELNLTMNFLDQIPFNKLLGLKPKLLSDDRCEFSMSMRDDLVGNWLQGILHGGAISTALDVTGGAMALIATWQRMNRHEIPKEQRPQQLSKLGTIDMRVDFLHPGKGKEFVASATLLRIGNKVAVTRMEFHNEEGKLIAVGTGTYLCG; encoded by the coding sequence ATGACTGACTACACCGAGCTCGATGAAGTTCAGGCGGAAGGGTTTACCAAAACAGAGCTGAATCTGACGATGAATTTTCTCGACCAGATTCCGTTTAATAAGTTACTCGGGCTGAAACCGAAACTACTGAGCGATGACCGCTGTGAGTTCAGTATGAGTATGCGTGATGACCTGGTTGGTAATTGGTTGCAAGGTATCTTACACGGCGGCGCTATTTCCACCGCATTGGATGTAACCGGCGGGGCGATGGCATTGATCGCCACCTGGCAACGTATGAATCGCCACGAAATTCCAAAGGAACAGCGTCCTCAGCAACTCTCAAAACTTGGTACGATCGATATGCGAGTGGATTTCTTACACCCGGGAAAAGGCAAAGAATTTGTTGCTAGTGCAACATTGCTCCGTATTGGTAATAAAGTGGCGGTCACGCGGATGGAATTCCACAACGAAGAGGGCAAGTTAATAGCGGTGGGTACGGGCACGTATCTCTGTGGCTAA
- a CDS encoding SRPBCC family protein, with the protein MKRAFLGVFAILVLSVVLLVVQAQRHVVTSYSVVINAPVEKVWDFLSDNRNAKGWSVIFDHISPMASSPVPEGQIGALRRCFRNVNEQGFFWDERTLSSEPYIERTLRTYNVSNTSWDLFEKFQFTAYQKYEDLGNGQTRLTFEGDLDDYTKYNTFERFIFWVSQHEGERVFRLNLENIKAMLEQGENYQRPHPWEEQSPFDA; encoded by the coding sequence ATGAAAAGGGCATTTCTCGGCGTCTTCGCCATTCTGGTTTTATCCGTTGTTCTTCTGGTTGTTCAGGCACAGCGACATGTTGTTACTAGTTATAGTGTTGTTATTAATGCGCCGGTAGAAAAAGTATGGGATTTCTTATCGGATAATCGTAATGCCAAAGGCTGGTCGGTCATTTTTGATCATATCTCGCCGATGGCCAGTTCGCCGGTTCCGGAAGGTCAGATTGGTGCATTGCGTCGTTGCTTCCGCAACGTGAACGAACAAGGTTTTTTCTGGGACGAGCGTACATTGTCGTCAGAGCCATATATCGAACGTACACTGCGCACTTATAACGTATCGAACACCAGCTGGGATCTATTTGAGAAGTTTCAGTTTACCGCTTACCAAAAGTACGAAGATCTGGGCAATGGCCAGACGCGTTTAACCTTCGAAGGCGACCTGGACGATTACACCAAGTACAACACATTTGAACGCTTTATTTTTTGGGTGAGCCAGCATGAGGGCGAACGGGTGTTCCGTCTGAATCTGGAAAATATCAAAGCCATGTTGGAGCAGGGTGAGAACTACCAGCGACCACACCCGTGGGAAGAACAAAGTCCGTTTGATGCCTGA